The following are encoded together in the Phaeobacter porticola genome:
- a CDS encoding oligosaccharide flippase family protein — translation MHDSNTDASTHSHISQGRGRLALIGVFWSFVNIMVSNGLTVVVFLVTSLLLEPADFGAVALATSIVIWVMTLVPLPLGDAIIQRSDLRQAHLDSAFWLTMLIALACIGGLVFGAPLIASWTNLSSLAIILPVLSLRILFIALGNIPAALVNRRMEFRKIALRTTLANGLGAAGCLLLVLQGYAIWALIMAQVITAVVGCVVSFSTAHWRPGLQLSRNALADLRGFTLFTMGGRMIEPTKINQILLGIVAGPAVLGVFFFARRINEILQELTTGTLLPVTRVLFASLQAEKEQRREAFILASFAAATAAFPLFIGFIIVAPTAIPFVFGSKWLASIYPLQCFSMLGLLMSIGVMQASLVRFSGHAGWWFGFELVVSLSGFAAILIFAPDGLNQIMTALVGISFLLWPIATRKTLQILEISAATYLFDALRPALISVSMMAIALFALRELGPPMYGTPQLLAQFAVSIPTYLIMIFLVGGDRLQQIRARIRGSSNRGAP, via the coding sequence ATGCACGACAGCAATACTGACGCGTCGACACATAGCCATATCTCGCAGGGCCGCGGCCGTCTCGCGTTGATTGGCGTATTCTGGTCGTTCGTCAATATCATGGTCAGCAATGGTCTGACCGTGGTCGTGTTTCTCGTCACCTCGCTGCTACTCGAGCCTGCCGATTTTGGCGCGGTGGCGCTTGCCACCTCTATCGTAATCTGGGTCATGACGCTGGTGCCACTGCCACTCGGTGACGCAATCATACAACGCAGTGACCTGCGACAGGCCCATCTGGACAGTGCTTTTTGGTTAACCATGTTGATCGCTTTGGCTTGCATTGGCGGGCTGGTGTTCGGCGCTCCTCTGATCGCGTCCTGGACCAACCTCAGCAGCCTCGCAATTATTTTACCAGTTCTATCGCTCCGTATTCTGTTCATCGCGCTCGGAAACATCCCCGCCGCGCTGGTGAATCGCCGAATGGAGTTTCGCAAAATCGCACTGCGAACCACGCTTGCCAATGGGTTGGGTGCTGCGGGCTGTCTGTTACTCGTTCTGCAAGGCTATGCGATTTGGGCGTTGATCATGGCGCAAGTGATCACGGCCGTCGTGGGCTGCGTTGTATCCTTTTCGACAGCCCACTGGCGTCCTGGCCTGCAACTGTCGCGGAATGCTTTGGCTGATTTGCGCGGCTTTACCCTTTTCACCATGGGCGGGCGCATGATTGAACCGACCAAAATCAACCAAATCCTTCTTGGAATCGTTGCCGGTCCTGCTGTCCTCGGTGTCTTTTTCTTTGCACGCCGTATCAACGAAATCCTTCAGGAACTGACCACTGGCACCCTTCTGCCGGTGACACGCGTGTTGTTTGCAAGCCTACAGGCCGAGAAAGAGCAGCGACGCGAAGCGTTTATCCTCGCCAGTTTTGCCGCCGCGACCGCAGCCTTTCCGTTGTTCATCGGATTTATCATTGTGGCACCAACTGCAATCCCGTTTGTTTTTGGTAGTAAATGGCTGGCATCGATCTACCCACTCCAATGTTTTTCAATGCTGGGTCTACTTATGAGCATTGGGGTCATGCAGGCCTCGTTGGTCCGATTTTCCGGCCATGCTGGGTGGTGGTTCGGTTTCGAGCTCGTGGTCAGTCTCTCTGGCTTCGCCGCGATTTTGATCTTCGCACCCGATGGGCTCAACCAGATCATGACTGCACTGGTCGGGATCTCTTTCCTACTCTGGCCGATTGCGACGCGCAAAACATTGCAAATCCTTGAAATATCAGCCGCAACCTATCTGTTCGACGCCTTGCGACCTGCCCTAATTTCGGTTTCGATGATGGCAATAGCGCTTTTTGCCCTGCGTGAACTAGGTCCCCCCATGTACGGCACGCCACAGCTCTTGGCGCAGTTCGCGGTTTCCATCCCAACGTATCTCATAATGATATTTCTGGTCGGTGGCGATCGCCTGCAGCAAATCCGTGCTAGAATTCGCGGTAGCAGCAATCGGGGTGCTCCCTGA
- a CDS encoding sugar transferase, with product MSDFANLDHLRPPTGGCGNAQDRIGVYATVGKRLLDIVLALALLPMLAPVIASLWLLSRRDGGPGFFGHTRIGKDGTPFTCWKIRTMIHGAEDILTDHLKTDATAALEWARDRKLSHDPRITGFGQFLRRSSLDELPQVWNVLRGDMSFVGPRPIVRCELSKYGPAAKVYLSQRPGITGLWQVSGRNDVSYEDRVSFDIDYQQRQTFGFDIKLILLTGLSVVGRTGR from the coding sequence ATGAGCGATTTCGCAAATCTGGACCACCTGCGCCCGCCAACCGGTGGATGTGGAAATGCTCAGGATCGCATCGGCGTCTATGCGACGGTCGGGAAACGCCTGTTGGATATCGTGCTGGCCTTGGCACTGTTGCCGATGCTGGCACCGGTCATCGCCAGCCTCTGGTTGCTCAGTCGTAGAGATGGCGGCCCTGGTTTTTTTGGGCACACGCGGATTGGCAAAGATGGAACCCCTTTCACTTGTTGGAAAATCCGGACCATGATCCACGGTGCCGAAGATATCCTGACAGACCATCTGAAAACCGATGCCACTGCCGCTCTGGAATGGGCCCGTGATCGCAAGCTCAGCCACGATCCGCGTATCACCGGCTTCGGTCAATTCCTGCGCCGGAGCAGTCTGGATGAGCTGCCGCAAGTTTGGAACGTGTTGCGTGGTGATATGAGCTTTGTCGGTCCACGGCCCATTGTACGATGTGAACTGAGCAAATACGGCCCGGCCGCCAAAGTCTACTTGAGCCAGAGGCCCGGAATCACCGGCCTGTGGCAAGTGTCGGGCCGCAACGACGTAAGCTATGAAGATCGGGTATCCTTTGATATCGACTATCAACAAAGACAGACATTTGGTTTTGATATCAAACTGATCCTTCTCACCGGCCTATCTGTTGTCGGGCGCACCGGACGGTAA
- a CDS encoding aldose epimerase family protein — MSPPCPTPPTTLLQHSHLPKDAAQQLRWLDLQNDHLRMRVLNFGAITARLDLRSEDHWQPMVLGYRDAAAYLGDPFYLGAIVGRLANRVGGASFHVLDQRISLDANEGTNQLHGGTAGLGRVFWDIQQANEDTVELRYVSVAGENGYPGRAEIMMQIKLSESGVTYDMSATVDQATPINLAQHNYYTLGVNGDIWGHRLYCEAEHYLRLRQDGTPTGEMASVVGSRFDYSTGRSFGRLDPMRQGTDTHVIFPKAAVSTGADQQREVARLVAPNGMGLRVCSDQPGAQIYTARHLDSTLAAQEQQRLRPFSAVCIEPQGFPDAVNQPGFPSVMVHPDAPYRQSLTLTFTQGEDVQND; from the coding sequence ATGTCACCGCCATGTCCAACCCCACCCACAACGCTGCTACAACATTCTCATTTACCTAAAGATGCAGCCCAGCAACTGCGTTGGCTGGACTTGCAAAATGACCACTTGCGGATGCGAGTTCTAAACTTTGGTGCAATCACTGCGCGATTGGATTTACGAAGCGAAGATCATTGGCAACCCATGGTGCTGGGGTATCGTGATGCGGCGGCATACCTTGGCGATCCTTTCTATCTGGGCGCAATCGTTGGCAGGTTGGCCAACCGGGTTGGTGGAGCAAGCTTTCATGTACTGGATCAGCGAATTAGCCTAGATGCGAATGAGGGAACCAACCAATTGCATGGTGGTACAGCAGGTTTGGGGCGCGTATTTTGGGATATTCAGCAGGCAAATGAGGATACCGTTGAGCTGCGGTATGTGTCCGTGGCTGGTGAAAATGGGTATCCTGGTCGGGCCGAGATTATGATGCAAATCAAGCTGTCAGAGAGCGGTGTCACCTATGACATGTCGGCCACTGTTGATCAGGCCACTCCGATCAACCTTGCTCAGCACAATTATTACACGCTGGGCGTCAATGGGGATATCTGGGGGCATCGACTTTATTGCGAGGCTGAACATTATCTGAGACTGCGCCAGGATGGGACACCCACAGGTGAGATGGCGTCAGTTGTGGGTAGCAGGTTTGATTACTCCACGGGTCGAAGCTTTGGTCGGCTGGATCCCATGCGCCAGGGTACGGATACTCATGTGATCTTTCCAAAAGCCGCTGTCAGTACAGGTGCGGATCAGCAGCGCGAAGTCGCCCGTTTGGTTGCTCCGAACGGGATGGGTCTGCGGGTCTGCTCTGACCAGCCTGGGGCGCAGATCTACACCGCCCGTCATTTGGATAGCACGTTGGCTGCGCAGGAACAGCAGCGTTTGCGGCCATTTTCAGCAGTCTGCATCGAACCTCAGGGGTTTCCTGATGCCGTCAATCAGCCTGGTTTTCCTAGCGTTATGGTCCACCCGGATGCGCCTTATCGCCAGAGCCTGACATTGACGTTCACCCAAGGTGAGGATGTGCAGAATGATTGA
- a CDS encoding cytochrome-c peroxidase, translating to MIERLAMIGVFSGVLICVSGAVVADGSSQIPDLGPRPEFAPVDPVAAELGQLLFYDPILSGNRNISCASCHHPRFGTGDGVSLSLGEGAAILGAGRRVNPDNVPEQRIPRNAPSLWNLGAEGMNVMFHDGRLEADPAYEAGIRTPLEGDMVAGFDSALSAQAMFPVLSADEMAGHYGENDISRAVRLGQLSHPGGAWDLIAARVAEVAAYRQRFDEVIGTNEPIRFTDIGNMLAAFIRFEWRADDSPFDRAMMGHGDLPVAAARGQALFYGVAGCSACHSGWLQTDNAFYAIAMPQLGPGKAARFETHARDDGRLRVTGDPADAYRFRTPSLRNVALTAPYGHSGAYATLEAVVRHHLDPVTGLDAYDRSQIVLPTLAGAYDWVVMDDQVERDRIAAANDLAPVVLNERDLADLVAFLGVLTDSAAAAGRLGVPETVPSGLPVEH from the coding sequence ATGATTGAGCGTTTGGCCATGATCGGGGTGTTTAGCGGTGTGTTGATTTGCGTCAGTGGCGCAGTCGTGGCTGATGGCAGCAGTCAAATTCCAGACCTGGGGCCGCGACCGGAGTTTGCCCCGGTTGATCCGGTGGCGGCGGAGTTGGGGCAGTTGTTGTTCTATGACCCGATCCTGTCAGGCAATCGCAATATCAGCTGTGCCAGCTGTCATCATCCACGATTTGGGACGGGCGATGGGGTGTCGCTGTCACTGGGGGAAGGTGCGGCTATTCTGGGGGCGGGTCGACGGGTGAATCCTGACAACGTGCCTGAACAACGTATACCGCGAAATGCGCCAAGCCTGTGGAATTTGGGGGCCGAGGGAATGAACGTCATGTTCCATGACGGCCGGTTGGAGGCCGATCCCGCCTATGAGGCAGGCATTCGCACCCCGCTAGAGGGCGATATGGTTGCCGGATTTGATTCCGCGCTCTCGGCGCAGGCAATGTTTCCGGTGTTGTCGGCTGATGAGATGGCTGGTCACTACGGAGAGAATGACATTTCGCGCGCCGTACGGCTCGGACAGCTAAGCCATCCGGGCGGGGCTTGGGATCTTATCGCCGCACGGGTCGCTGAGGTTGCCGCGTATCGGCAACGCTTTGACGAGGTGATCGGGACAAATGAACCGATCCGTTTTACCGATATCGGCAATATGCTTGCGGCTTTTATCCGCTTCGAATGGCGGGCAGATGATAGCCCCTTTGATCGCGCCATGATGGGGCATGGGGATCTGCCGGTTGCGGCGGCGCGTGGGCAGGCGTTGTTTTATGGCGTAGCTGGTTGCAGCGCATGTCATTCCGGCTGGTTGCAGACAGACAACGCGTTTTACGCCATCGCGATGCCACAGCTTGGGCCGGGAAAGGCCGCGCGTTTTGAGACACATGCCCGTGATGACGGGCGCTTGCGGGTGACTGGGGATCCTGCTGATGCCTATCGCTTTCGTACGCCATCGCTGCGCAATGTGGCCTTGACGGCCCCCTATGGTCATAGCGGTGCCTATGCTACGCTAGAGGCCGTGGTGCGTCATCATCTCGACCCTGTTACTGGGTTAGACGCCTATGATCGCAGTCAGATCGTTCTGCCAACGCTTGCAGGTGCGTATGACTGGGTGGTGATGGATGATCAGGTCGAGCGTGATCGCATTGCTGCCGCGAATGATCTGGCACCTGTTGTATTGAACGAGAGGGATCTGGCTGATCTTGTGGCCTTTCTTGGGGTGCTCACTGACAGCGCTGCCGCAGCGGGGCGGCTAGGGGTGCCGGAAACGGTACCCTCGGGATTACCGGTGGAGCATTGA
- a CDS encoding CRTAC1 family protein — protein sequence MSARALLIIATIVTLPQIALASDPQQPLFEQRPIPKHVYDGGWEHFVGGGLASLDCNGDRLPDLIAAGGSNPVQLMVNRTAGPGAPLTFRAETPETLAQMGVTGAYPLDIDGDGLLDLALLRVGPDQLLRGVGDCQFEPFDTLDFVSGNHWTTAFSATWEAGQSLPTLAFGTYVDRSKPDGPFEACDATLLYRPDGNRYAPPTRLQPGYCALSMLFTNWQRATEGPARGRADLRISNDRHYYVRNGQEQMWQMTTPPALYQPEDGWASYHLWGMGIASRDINGDGFPDVYLTSMGDQKFQLFDPSPGGPAYRDVTYDYGTTAHRPTTGGDGRPSTGWHADFGDVNNDGRDDIFVAKGNVEQMPDAAMRDPNTLLIQDVEGRFSDMGATAGIASMARSRGAVLRDLNLDGRLDLAVSNRRAPLELLENTTPSNGAWLTLALRAPAPNTQAIGAFVELDDGTRTQTREITVGGGHAGGSAGDLHFGLGQAHTLRLRIIWPDGVTTNWQTISANQHIALSR from the coding sequence ATGTCAGCTAGAGCTTTGCTCATTATTGCGACTATTGTCACCCTCCCTCAAATCGCCCTGGCGAGTGATCCCCAGCAACCCCTATTTGAGCAACGCCCTATCCCCAAACACGTCTACGACGGTGGATGGGAGCATTTCGTCGGGGGCGGCCTTGCCTCATTGGACTGCAACGGCGACAGGCTGCCCGATCTGATCGCTGCAGGTGGCAGCAATCCGGTGCAACTGATGGTCAACCGTACCGCAGGCCCTGGCGCGCCGCTGACATTTCGCGCCGAGACACCCGAAACGCTGGCGCAGATGGGTGTAACCGGTGCCTACCCACTGGATATCGATGGTGATGGCCTGCTGGACCTGGCCCTATTGCGTGTCGGCCCGGATCAGCTGCTGCGCGGGGTTGGCGATTGCCAATTCGAACCTTTTGATACTCTTGACTTTGTCAGCGGCAATCACTGGACCACCGCCTTTTCTGCCACTTGGGAAGCAGGGCAAAGCCTGCCAACCCTCGCGTTTGGCACCTACGTTGATCGAAGCAAGCCCGATGGCCCGTTTGAGGCCTGCGACGCAACGCTGCTCTACCGACCAGACGGCAACCGGTACGCGCCGCCCACCCGGCTGCAACCCGGCTACTGTGCACTGTCCATGTTATTTACCAATTGGCAACGCGCCACAGAGGGACCAGCGCGTGGTCGTGCGGATTTGCGCATCAGCAATGACAGGCACTACTATGTACGCAACGGACAAGAACAGATGTGGCAGATGACCACCCCCCCAGCACTATACCAGCCAGAAGACGGCTGGGCATCTTATCACCTCTGGGGAATGGGCATTGCCTCGCGTGACATCAACGGTGACGGGTTCCCAGACGTCTATCTCACGTCGATGGGCGATCAAAAATTTCAGCTGTTTGACCCAAGCCCCGGCGGTCCGGCCTACCGCGATGTCACCTATGACTACGGCACCACCGCGCATCGGCCGACAACCGGTGGCGATGGCAGGCCCTCAACCGGATGGCATGCGGATTTTGGTGATGTGAACAACGATGGTCGCGATGATATCTTTGTGGCCAAGGGCAATGTCGAACAGATGCCAGACGCCGCGATGCGTGATCCGAATACGTTGTTGATTCAGGACGTCGAGGGGCGGTTTTCTGACATGGGGGCGACAGCAGGCATCGCCAGCATGGCGCGCTCGCGCGGGGCCGTCTTACGCGATCTCAATCTGGATGGCCGTCTTGATCTGGCCGTTTCAAATCGCCGTGCACCGTTGGAATTGCTTGAAAACACAACTCCATCGAACGGGGCCTGGCTCACCCTCGCCTTGCGCGCCCCTGCGCCAAACACCCAAGCCATTGGTGCCTTTGTTGAGCTGGACGATGGCACTCGGACACAGACTCGCGAGATCACCGTTGGTGGCGGCCATGCCGGTGGATCCGCTGGGGATTTGCACTTTGGTTTGGGTCAGGCACACACGCTCCGACTGCGGATCATCTGGCCCGACGGCGTGACAACCAACTGGCAGACCATCTCCGCCAACCAGCACATCGCGCTTTCACGCTAG
- a CDS encoding ROK family protein, whose product MAKSARLSHSDELRESSRLQVFDTIRAAGQIARIDIARITRISPATVTAITAELLSAGLIEEVSPDLARDAKRGRPRVALRVRGSAHRIAGLKLSHHAITTLITDFEGTELVSHEMPLRGGQMSPDALCEKIVAALDQSCAKGGFARDQISGVGIGMAGVMDAERNFIYWSSSLNVRNIDLGSHLSRSLTMPVFIDNDANLVAKAEHLFGEGDTRSNFVVVTVEHGVGMGIVIDNQIYRGARGCGAEFGHIKVQLEGALCQCGQRGCLEAYVGDYALLREANITSGVERHKDLASLYAAVADGDTMAQSILDRAGRMFAMGLANIVNIFDPQMIVLAGAQLAFGYLSSDKVVEEMRRWVVQVDGPLPEVRVHGWGNQMWAKGAAAYAIEEVSALTIREVASHVS is encoded by the coding sequence GTGGCAAAATCGGCTAGGCTTTCACATTCGGACGAGTTGCGCGAAAGCAGTCGCTTGCAAGTTTTCGACACCATTCGTGCCGCGGGCCAGATCGCCCGAATCGACATCGCCCGAATCACTCGCATCAGCCCTGCGACAGTCACCGCCATCACCGCCGAGCTTTTGTCGGCTGGCTTGATTGAGGAAGTCAGCCCCGATCTCGCCCGCGACGCCAAACGTGGACGCCCTCGTGTCGCGCTTAGGGTTCGCGGCAGCGCACACCGCATTGCTGGGCTGAAGCTGTCCCATCATGCGATTACAACACTGATCACCGATTTTGAGGGCACCGAACTGGTCAGCCACGAGATGCCCCTACGTGGCGGACAAATGTCGCCAGATGCTCTATGTGAAAAAATCGTTGCGGCCTTGGATCAGAGCTGCGCCAAAGGTGGCTTCGCCCGTGATCAGATCTCTGGCGTCGGCATTGGAATGGCAGGTGTGATGGATGCGGAACGCAACTTCATCTACTGGTCGTCGTCCCTCAATGTGCGCAACATTGATCTTGGCAGCCATCTTAGTCGCTCTCTGACCATGCCGGTCTTTATCGACAATGATGCCAATCTGGTCGCTAAGGCCGAGCATCTTTTTGGCGAAGGCGACACCCGCAGTAACTTCGTCGTGGTTACGGTCGAGCATGGTGTGGGGATGGGCATTGTAATCGACAATCAGATCTATCGCGGCGCGCGCGGCTGCGGTGCAGAGTTTGGCCATATCAAGGTGCAGCTTGAAGGCGCGCTGTGCCAATGCGGACAACGCGGCTGCCTAGAGGCCTATGTCGGCGACTACGCGCTATTGCGCGAAGCCAATATCACCAGCGGCGTCGAACGTCACAAGGATCTTGCCTCGCTATATGCGGCAGTGGCCGATGGGGACACGATGGCACAATCCATCCTCGACCGCGCCGGGCGCATGTTTGCGATGGGGCTGGCGAACATCGTCAATATCTTTGATCCCCAGATGATTGTTCTGGCAGGGGCGCAATTGGCCTTTGGCTATCTGTCCTCCGACAAAGTGGTGGAGGAAATGCGCCGCTGGGTGGTTCAGGTGGATGGCCCCCTACCCGAGGTCCGCGTGCATGGCTGGGGCAACCAGATGTGGGCCAAAGGCGCGGCCGCTTATGCAATCGAAGAAGTATCTGCGCTGACCATCCGCGAGGTGGCCAGCCATGTCAGCTAG
- the xylF gene encoding D-xylose ABC transporter substrate-binding protein — translation MKFLSGISAIAFAATAGMAFAEDVTVGVSWSNFQEERWKTDEAAIKAALEAKGATYVSADAQSSSAKQLSDIESLIAQGVDALIVLAQDAQAIGPAVQAAADEGIPVVAYDRLIEDGRAFYLTFDNVEVGRMQARAVLEAQPSGNYVMIKGSPTDPNADFLRGGQQEIIQSAIDSGDIKIVGEAYTDGWLPANAQRNMEQILTASDNKVDAVVASNDGTAGGVVAALTAQGMEGIAVSGQDGDHAALNRVAKGTQTVSVWKDARDLGKAAAEIAVEMAEGASMGDVAGGAAWTSPAGTELTARFLEPIPVTAGNLSVVVDAGWITQESLCQGVTNGPAPCN, via the coding sequence ATGAAGTTTCTGAGTGGAATCTCCGCGATCGCCTTTGCCGCGACAGCTGGCATGGCCTTTGCCGAGGATGTGACCGTTGGCGTGAGCTGGTCGAATTTTCAGGAAGAACGCTGGAAAACTGACGAGGCTGCTATCAAGGCTGCGCTGGAAGCCAAGGGGGCAACTTATGTTTCTGCTGACGCTCAATCATCGTCGGCTAAGCAATTGTCGGACATCGAAAGCCTGATCGCACAGGGAGTTGATGCGCTGATTGTTCTGGCGCAGGACGCCCAGGCTATTGGTCCGGCGGTTCAGGCCGCAGCTGACGAAGGCATTCCGGTTGTCGCATATGACCGCCTGATCGAAGACGGTCGCGCGTTTTATCTGACCTTTGACAACGTCGAGGTGGGCCGGATGCAGGCGCGCGCGGTGCTTGAGGCGCAGCCGAGTGGCAACTATGTGATGATCAAGGGTTCGCCAACCGATCCCAATGCTGATTTCCTGCGCGGTGGTCAGCAAGAGATCATTCAGTCTGCAATCGACAGCGGAGACATCAAGATCGTTGGCGAGGCCTATACTGATGGCTGGCTGCCGGCCAACGCACAGCGCAATATGGAGCAGATCCTGACAGCGAGCGACAACAAGGTTGATGCCGTTGTTGCCTCCAATGACGGCACTGCCGGTGGTGTTGTTGCTGCGCTGACCGCGCAGGGTATGGAAGGCATCGCAGTCTCGGGTCAGGATGGTGATCACGCAGCGCTCAATCGCGTTGCCAAGGGCACACAGACAGTGTCGGTCTGGAAAGATGCCCGCGATCTGGGCAAGGCTGCGGCTGAAATCGCGGTCGAGATGGCCGAAGGCGCCTCAATGGGCGACGTTGCTGGTGGTGCCGCATGGACCTCACCCGCGGGTACCGAACTTACGGCCCGCTTCCTAGAGCCGATCCCGGTCACGGCTGGCAATCTGTCGGTAGTCGTTGACGCAGGTTGGATCACCCAAGAATCACTGTGCCAAGGCGTGACCAACGGTCCGGCGCCATGCAACTAA